The DNA sequence GCTACTTATATAATGTTCCCAAGTCAATCACACATGACagtacacacacaaacataacTAGCTGCTGcttattctaatttcttaattatattaattcatTAGCTTAGAGCAtaacacacaatatatatatatatatatatattatatggtttattcatatataaaatcttaGTAAATGATCTCGTTTACAGAATATTGTGTGATCTTAGAGTGGAATGGAAGATCGATGCTGACACCGTGCATGGGACAAGAAGATGAGGGCCTTTCtttttatactaatattatttgtttatccTCGACAGATCACAGACATacagcacatatatatatatatatatatatatatatatatatgggaaaagGTTGAAGACCCTTAATATTGTTCCTATTGTGCAACCAACTTTATCTGATCTATTACCTGATCaccctaaaaaataaagataaagtaCTCCTTATCATGTTTTTCTGCAAACCAACAAAATGGAGCCCGATCGAGATGCCTCAAGTACCGTGCAAGCTGTACGAATGAGGGGAAGAAAAATTACTGGGTTGAAGTTTaattatgtatgtgtgtgtatatatatatatatatatatatattgcggGGGAATCGTTTTAGCTGCCAGATCGAAAATGCCACTTGGGGAGCCGAAAGTTGATCAGCATCGAATTCTCATATATAGGATATTGATGATAAGCCGAAGAACAATCCACTTCATACATAGAATATTGAGCTATACCTAACACATGATCAGGGAATACATTGTTGCTAGTGCATGCATGGCTACCTTATCATGTACTTATATATGGGCCTAATTAAGTACGTAGGGTTATCATTTttcgagagagaaagagacgaTCGAAAGAATCAATCTAGCTATAAACTCAGACCGGGAATCCTCTTCAGACGGTTGAAATTCATCATCATgtcccaccccaccccaccccggccctgatctatatttttatcatgagtTTCTCTATTTTAAGGACTTCCTGTCATTCCAATGGGCAATCAAACCCTATATCAAACATATCATCGAACATATATACCCTTAACATTATTACTCTTCTATATATGATCATAGTTCTATCATGGCCGGGCTTACTTGGTTAATTCTATTTGTAAGActcaagtactatatatatatataggaattcatcatgttttagaataatttagttaattaatccAAATTGTTTTTCCTaccattttttaacaaatagcCTATAATTTACCTAGAAATCGGGTGCCAATTACTACAAATTACAAACATGTCTTAATGTCATTCCGTGGAGCCAAGCTTACATCTTTGGAGGTCACGGGAAATCAAAAGTAAAGGTGGCGTAGGTGCGCGCGCGCGTTGCCATGGGATTGGGATTGCAATATCCATATGGATCTTTCACAGACCCATGCCCATATGAGATCTCTAGTTTATTAAAATGTAAGCTCGTTAGATTTTGAGGCCCACTTTGGGTCTATCCATTTTATCCAAGGCCCATAACAAAGTGCAAGCAGTAGCAAGCAGTCATATTTTATACGTCaaatatagttatgttatttaaCTTCAAAAACACGTCGATATGTCCGAGTGGTTAAGGAGACAGACTCGAAATCTGTTGGGCTATGCCTGCGCAGGTTCGAATCCTGCTGTCGACGAAAACTTacctctttttatatttcttaatttttttttatttttcatttttcacctTCTGTTTGGGCCTTTGGCAAAGAAAAGGACCAAATCGTCGATTTGTCTCCAAACCCAAGACTTTTACCATCGGGTCATCCGTGAACTGTGTATCTCCTCCAATCCCTTCTTGAGTCACCCATCATCCATGGCCTCCGCTCTGCACCAAAACCTCACCTCCCTCAAACTTCGCCATCCTCCAAAGCTTAGCCCTATCACCACTCCCAGACCCTCCACCTACATTCCCTTGCGTTGCGGACCACGGTCCAACCGTGGGCCCCTCGTGAAAGGTCGGGTCCTGAGCATCGAAGCCATCAACGCCATCCAAGCAATCAAGCGTGCCCACAGTTCTTCAGACCCCACCGACCTCCCAAACCTCCTCTCCAAAACCCTCCCCCGCTTGATCAAGTCCGACCTCCTCGCCACCCTACGTGAGCTCCTGCGACAAGACCGCTGCGCCCTCGCTCTCCACGCGTTCTCGGCCTTCCGATCCGAATACCAACCCGATTTATCTCTCTACGCCGACGTGGCATCGGCACTCGCCAGGAACGGGATGGCGGAAGACATCGACCGTTTGATCTGTGACATGGAGAAAGATTGCGGTGGTGCGCTCCAGTGCGATGACGACAAGGGGCTGACCAGGTTGATCAAGGCAGTGATTGGTGCTGACAGGAGGGAATCGACGGTCAGGATTTACGGGATGATGAAGCAGAGTAAGTGGAGTTACGGCTTTGAGGCGGATGAGTATGTGGTCAGGGTTTTGAGCAAAGGTTTGAGGAGGCTTGGCGAAGAGGGTTTGGCCGATGAGGTTAAAAGGGAATTTGCGAAGGTCTCCGGGGCCAATTTGGAGAATTCGAGggtttaaagaaaatatatattttttaattattgttttaactTTCTGGCATGAGTAAAAAGTTATATCGTCTCAAATCTTCTTCCATTTTTAAGATgttatttgatgaatgaataatagattttataaaattcattatatCTATTTTCCAAATTATTCAGTCAAAAATCTCTTTAAATATCGTCAAACTTCATATATAtgcttataatttataaacatttacggttttatattaaatttgtaaaattaaactttttaacaaaataatataattatattgaatgattgattgtaaaataaattataaaaaggttAAGAGTATTGctgtcatttttaattttagagcAGTAATAAGATTGTATTTTTATTGCCAATTGTAAACTTTTTCAGCTTATTTTATCAGAATATCACTTTAGAGTCATCAACCATCAGAAGTAAAAAGACCGGAGACTCCACCACTGGATAATGGAAAATTAAcccaattcaattaatttttctcATATAGCTACTGATTTTATGTACATATTTGTactttcattaatttatattttgaaaaccagtagatattttttttaaaaaaaatcatacatatTCATATTCTGTATTCGTTGTAAATGTTTTAGAACATAATCAACCAAAGGGATAAAAACAGAAAGGGAATAATAAAGACAACAAAAGATATTTCTCAATTGACTAAACGATCCTTTTATTCGTTAAGAAGTTACCACATCATTTCACTGCAACATTTGCAACTTGCCCCTGCTGTTCCCCTTCCAAACCGCCTTGTGAGTTGTGAAGACTGAAGGGAGAGAGCAGAGTTGAGCatcccaatctctctctctctctgcgccATGGACAAAGAAATCCTTGCAACTCCatcgtcgtcgtcgtcttctTCAACAGCTTCAATGAGTAATACGAATCTTCCACCACCTGAAGACGCTTGGTTTGACCCTTACCAGAAATTGCTTCCTCGTTGGCAGTCCCACTCTCACTCTTCTTACCAGgtccttcttcctctttttcccTTAACGCCAAATTATCGTTTCTCTTTGTagcttaatttgttttcaatcgTGCTCTTCTTATTTTTCAACCCCTAAcgtttatttcttttcattgcAATTTAGGGTTTGCTTCGGCTTTACtctgtttttattatttctctcagtatttaatatttattgttgattTCAACGAGTGCCTCTATTTTAATTGGATATCTATAATGTTTTTCAGGTCATAATTTCCGCAGTCGCTTGGTTTGTTTCGATGagggataattttttttttttccaaggaaAACTTTTCCCGAAATTAGTTGAgtcatttttagtttttgtagaTCTTTTGTGCGTAACGGTAATTAAAGATACATCAAATACTGGGCCCAACTAATAAAATTAGTTTCCTAATTAAGCAGATGGATACTTACTGTTTTCTTTCAGATTCTTTTGTGGTCTTTTGAAAAATGGatccattaaaaatatgaattttttgtaGAGAAATACGTCACTGGAAAATAGTCATTGAAATAAGTGGAGCTTTACAAAATTTCTGCCAAGAAGATTCGAGGAACTCTTTTCTGGAAAATAACCGAAAACTTCTAAATCTAATAagtatttgtgtgtgtgttggtAATTGATATATTTATGTGAATTGATAACGTATTATTCTTATTTGCTTGTTTTCTTGACCACTGTTCAAATTTTCTCTTGTTAAGAATCCCAttgcattttttgtttatttaattataatggtGTTTTATTCCTCGGTTTTTTATATGTCAATTTTTACCTTCGGAATTCCTTTTGTAGTCAACAATTCCAATTTCAATCTCAAGAGTAAATCAAGTCGATGCAGCAAGACTCGATATAGAAATGTCAGCCATGTTGAAAGAGCAGCTGGTTAAGGTGTTCTCTTTGATGAAGGTACATCTTACaacttattttgatattcatcAAAGCAATTAGTAGCATAGACATAGCTATTGATGTTGACAAAGTCATTAGTAGTATAGATATGATACTGCTGTGGGATTATTTAAAACGTTTACTTCATTTTATTGGGATTAGCCAGGAATGTTATTTCAATATGAAGCAGAGCTTGATGCTTTCATTGAGTTTCTTATTTGGCGATTCTCAATTTGGGTAGATAAGCCTACTCCTGGAATTGCTCTAATGAATTTGAGGTATAGAGATGAACGCGCAATGGAGACAAGAGGAAAAGGTATGATGGTATATGACTAATATGAATATCCTATTACTCAGCCTTTTTCGCCTTTGTTTGACTTACATTTTGTACCTGTGCTTTTTGCGTGTCATTTTCCATACAGTTAGGACAGGTTTGGAAGGACCGGGACTCACTGTAGCTCAGAAGATTTGGTATTGTGTTGCTACTGTCGGTGGCCAATACATCTGGGCACGCTTACAGTCATTCTCTGCTTTTCGTAGATGGGGTGATTCTGAGCAGGTACAACTTTTGTCGGTCCATTTGCTCACCCTATCCCCACCTCCCCTGCCAAAAGCCAGTCTATCCCAGCTGTGCTTTCATCAAGGACGGAGGTGGATTGAACTTGACCTAATTTCGTCTCTGCATTTTCCTCAGAGGTCATATGCACGGCGAGCTTGGATGTTAATACAACGTATAGAGGGATTACATAAAGCTGCCTCATTTGGCAACCTGCTCATATTTCTTTATACGGGAAGGTATGCTTTCAAGTCTCATGCCATTCTATTATTGGGTTTCATCTGAATCTGGTATATGGAAAGTGGTAGTAATCCTTTAATGGTTTAGGCATTTGAACTAAACACAGATTGTATTCAGAGCAAATGAAATCATTGAGTGGAACAAATGAACAGTggaaaaattatgttaatatgAAAGGTAGAAATATTATTGAGTGGTGTTAGAATTTTGATAAAGTGTTTAACTTTGTGCTGATGAagtacttatccaaaaaaatatgtGCTGATGAAGTAGATAGTTGATTGGTCAAATGTTTTGTTACTAATCAATGTGATGAAAAGGCTCAACATGCATGCCTAATGGTCTCATAGAGCCTAAGCACAAAATGCAAAAGCGAGGCACAAACCTATGTGAAGTGAAGAGTGTGTTGAGAAGCATGACAATTAATAGTAATTCCACTGCAAATTCAACATTATTGCTATTCTGCATCTGCAACAAACAATccgtttatattatatacaatatcaAATTCAACCACCCAAATAGTAAACATGTGATTCGAAGCATGGTTATGTTAGCAACTTGCTACCGGTTggatataaaaaagaaaataatggtaATTTATGATAGTGATAATGATCCACTTGACCAACTTGCAGTTGTAACATATCTTCGTACTTTGCAAAATGCTTTTCTGATGCAGGTACAGGAATCTTATTGAAAGAGCTTTGAGAGCTAGGCTCGTCTATGGGAACCCTAATATGAACCGAGCTGTTAGCTTTGAGTACATGAACCGGCAGTTAGTGTGGAATGAGTTCTCGGTAATTTTACCCTTCTTTATCAATTTTAgcagttttaactttttaaaactgAGCACTTATTCCCCATAACCGAGAGGAAGCACTGATTTCAAAGCAATAAGTTCAAGTCTGTGAGCTTTCTTTTAGGATTTACTTCAGTCAGTTGTAACTTGGTCTATGTTCTTCTCTGTCCTAGGCAAAGAAACCTTGATCTGCTTCTTGCTCCAAATTGTGAATTTCGGAAGTCCTTGTATCTTGCTATTATTTTTCTGTATGAACCATCGACTGTCATCTGCATACCAGCATGCAGCTTTAGTATGTATTTGCATTGGTTTGGATTAACTAGGCCTTTTTTAGGAACTTATTTCATGTGTGCTTGGCAACTGCCAATGGCTTCTAAATCATTGGTGAATAATCTCGGGATGGTGCTGGAATTActtatttaattgttttcctAAGTAGCGGGAGTTTTGCTACAGAAGGGAAAATATAGCAATAAATCCTGATCCATGAGTCGTAACATTTTATAGAGTATTTAGTGCAAGTAAAATGCACAGATTCTGGAATCTATGAAGCTATCCTTATCACATTAGTCGGACATGCATGCTTTCTTAGAGTTATTGAGATTATAGAAAGCGAGAAAACACTTTCAGATTGACTGATTCATTGCCTTGTTCATCCATTCCATGTGGTATctagttctttctttttcctagaCTTCAATATTTCCACCTGTTCCAAAATTTATTACCGTTCCTTTTATCCAAGCTGAAGAAACATTTTAGATATTTGGAATTCTTGTTTTCTCTCTGCCAgcttcttgaagtacaaagctaagCTATTCTTGTGGATATGATCCAGTTTGGAACTTACTCTTTTGGATCTTGGCTGGTGGCAGGAGatgctgttgctgctgcttcCTCTTCTTAACTCATTGTCTGTAAGAAACTTTCTTCGCCCATTTTCTAAAGATAAATCTTCAAGCACTGCAGAGGATGACACTGCTTGCCCCATCTGTCTGGCCAGTCCAACCATTCCGTTTCTTGCTCTCCCTTGTGAGCACAggtatttcttttcttcccgtTATCGGAAATGATGGGCTGTAAATGCAAgcaaactttattatttaagGTATATTTTATTCATCGGTCTATGCAAATAATTAGGTGGTATTGCATAAGGCTACTCTTTGAAGATTTATAATGCCATTCAGGTGGTTATCaacaaagaagagagagaaaaaaaagaagcttaaaCACACTGTAATTTTTCTTGCTTGCAGATACTGTTATTACTGCCTTAGGACTCGGTGTGCTGCAGTTGCTTCATTTAGATGTTCCAGATGCAGTGAGCCGGTCACTGCTATGCAGCGGCATAGTGGCGTGAGCAATTTAATCCCAAAAAAAGATCATTAAATAGGGAGAatgaaatggattgaaacatTATTATAGATAGGGAATGTGTGTAAAATAATGCTCGAAAGAAAtagtacttttttattttaattttttttttcctgcctaTTAAATTATCATTGAAGAAATAAATTCCATGTAAAAGTATTATTCCACTATTGAGTGGGATGGTCCATTCTTTGTCATCTTTCCAGTGTATTAAATATTCCGATGCCCCATTGTTTTCTTGGATTAATTTTTCTCCAAGGATCAGTTCATTCGGACGCCAAAACAGTTTTGCCCTTTCGGCAATGCCAAAGGATGATTATTGTGCTTAATTTTAGTGTTATTGGTACTTCGTTTGCTGGTACGTTTCTATCATTGAATTGAGTCACTGCATGATAGCACGTGTCCCTTTTTACTTACTAAACCATCAATTTTACACCCATCGTGATCGCAtggattttgaaattatttttgtatctgTTTAACTTTAACACCTTCTCTGTGGCTGCTCTGCTTGTCTGCACATCTGCTTGGTTCTTTCTAATTCCTCTCCCAATGTTTGTTTTAGTTCTCTTCTTTAAGGAATTAAAACGCCCAAGCACAAAGATAATATTCAATTGAAACATCAAGGTTATTGAGGAGCTAACTAGTTAAGACGATCTTGAATTTCGCGTCTGTGCTTGTTTTGATTAGCGATTTCGGTTTCGTTTCAATTTGATACGAAGCACAAAGAAACAAAGTAATTAAAGTTCCTTCTTGTTAGCCGTACCCATCTGTGATTGATATTATTCGATTCTTATACAATAAAACAAGGACCATATATGGGCTGATCTTTATTTGCTAAGATTCtcttatctaaaattataatttatgttaatcGAATCCAAGAACCGTGATTCTTTGTTCCTTACAAGCCGACGTCACATCTGCTGTGCTCTAAATTCACATGCCTTTTACGGATACCTCGAAACAAATGGATGGTTTTAAACAAGCTACTGGGTCGACATTAACATTATAATTATAGACGCCAATTTAGACAGCTGGAGTAGGTTGTCATTAAGGTTTTGATCTACCAAAACGACATATACGAGAAGAGTTAGTCTACGtacaattttcattttcatttggaGACTGCTCATTTTTTTATTCCCATTTATCAATGGGACTGTCTCCCACTCAAGACTATAAATAGAAATTCTGAAGCTGGCTAGGGACTGTAATATTCCATACTCGTCGTAAAACTTTGATTTTCAAGATCAACACTTGTGGGTGACTGATTTTCTCATCATAGAATAAAGTAGTAAAAGTAGTGCAGCTGAGAACATTGCTAGCTTTCACTCCAACAAATTCATTCTAACGAGCAATGTACATGCATTTAGGAGGGCCGAATAGATTAGAACAtcttcaactaaaaaaaaatattcattttttttttttttatcaaatcaaTTGTGGAATAGTGATTATGTTAATAAAAATTgtcttttaatatattcaaataaattgcgggatacccaaaaaaaaaaaaaaaaaaaaaggaagggaaaTATGATATATCTTAAATAGGAGTTCTCTGAAAAAGTTGTCCTAGCTTCCTCTTACACTAGAAGTAAAAATTGTTGCGATTAGGTATGATCAGAAAATAATTAAGTGGTCAAATTGGAaccatatatatcatgtaaCACGTACGCACACTGACTGATGACCGTTGGTtgatacacacacatacacacagatatacatatatatatatatgtatatatacacatgatctTGGGCTTGCATGCAATACGTACCTACGTACACCAAGTCATCGCGCGTACGTAGTACTCATGTATATCTATGGATCCGTACGTCGTTTAACTAGTACTGGCCGGTCATGTTTTTCCACTAAATTAATGAGAAGattgatttattatttgtttttcatttacttaattattttaatattgaatattgTTAAGTAGAtgactttgtttttttaatgcaataatataaataaaaacctAGCTATAAGATTAAGCTGATCTCTTTTTGCATACCAAATATActatatctctttatatatataaaagtctaTGAAACagaatttaaacataattttcttgttttaacgatTTCTTGATTTCCGGTAACTTTCCGTTAAGTCTTcgtttataataatttgttaagcctccatta is a window from the Juglans regia cultivar Chandler chromosome 7, Walnut 2.0, whole genome shotgun sequence genome containing:
- the LOC109000694 gene encoding protein THYLAKOID ASSEMBLY 8, chloroplastic codes for the protein MASALHQNLTSLKLRHPPKLSPITTPRPSTYIPLRCGPRSNRGPLVKGRVLSIEAINAIQAIKRAHSSSDPTDLPNLLSKTLPRLIKSDLLATLRELLRQDRCALALHAFSAFRSEYQPDLSLYADVASALARNGMAEDIDRLICDMEKDCGGALQCDDDKGLTRLIKAVIGADRRESTVRIYGMMKQSKWSYGFEADEYVVRVLSKGLRRLGEEGLADEVKREFAKVSGANLENSRV
- the LOC109000691 gene encoding peroxisome biogenesis protein 2-like, which encodes MDKEILATPSSSSSSSTASMSNTNLPPPEDAWFDPYQKLLPRWQSHSHSSYQSTIPISISRVNQVDAARLDIEMSAMLKEQLVKVFSLMKPGMLFQYEAELDAFIEFLIWRFSIWVDKPTPGIALMNLRYRDERAMETRGKVRTGLEGPGLTVAQKIWYCVATVGGQYIWARLQSFSAFRRWGDSEQRSYARRAWMLIQRIEGLHKAASFGNLLIFLYTGRYRNLIERALRARLVYGNPNMNRAVSFEYMNRQLVWNEFSEMLLLLLPLLNSLSVRNFLRPFSKDKSSSTAEDDTACPICLASPTIPFLALPCEHRYCYYCLRTRCAAVASFRCSRCSEPVTAMQRHSGVSNLIPKKDH